In Pseudoalteromonas marina, a genomic segment contains:
- a CDS encoding K+/H+ antiporter subunit F — protein MLDTVLLIVFAMIGLSLLLNLWRLIIGPSIPDRVLALDTMYINVIALIVLYSISMGTGLYFEAALLIAMLGFVSTVAVCKYLLRGDIIE, from the coding sequence ATGTTAGATACCGTATTACTTATCGTTTTTGCCATGATAGGGCTCTCTTTATTACTTAATTTGTGGCGCCTTATTATAGGGCCTTCGATTCCTGATAGAGTTTTAGCCCTTGATACTATGTATATTAATGTTATTGCACTTATTGTTTTATACAGCATAAGTATGGGAACAGGCTTGTATTTTGAGGCTGCATTGCTGATAGCCATGTTAGGGTTTGTAAGCACTGTTGCGGTGTGTAAGTATTTACTACGTGGCGATATAATTGAATAG
- a CDS encoding Na+/H+ antiporter subunit G — MISEWVVSILLLFGGTFILIGSLGLLKLPDFFMRLHGPTKATTLGMASILIAAMVFFANSETGLSVKEILITIFLLITAPISGYMLIKSAIHHKLKPKEGTKGLDNIEDD; from the coding sequence ATGATTAGCGAGTGGGTTGTATCAATTTTATTGTTATTTGGCGGCACGTTTATTTTAATTGGCTCGTTAGGCTTATTAAAACTGCCCGATTTTTTTATGCGTTTACATGGCCCAACAAAGGCCACCACTTTAGGTATGGCAAGTATATTAATTGCCGCCATGGTATTTTTTGCAAACTCTGAAACGGGTTTAAGTGTTAAGGAAATATTGATTACTATATTTCTATTAATTACCGCCCCAATAAGTGGCTATATGTTAATTAAGTCGGCTATTCATCACAAACTTAAGCCAAAAGAGGGCACAAAAGGCCTAGATAATATTGAGGATGATTAA
- a CDS encoding TIGR02450 family Trp-rich protein produces the protein MNNINPKKLLNSKWTATPAINKEKHFVIVEVEYDEDANVIACVTESVFSKNQYPISWRDLKNTEKWRQGWK, from the coding sequence ATGAATAACATAAACCCAAAAAAATTACTCAATAGCAAATGGACTGCAACGCCTGCCATTAATAAAGAAAAGCATTTTGTAATTGTGGAGGTAGAGTACGATGAAGATGCTAACGTGATAGCGTGTGTTACTGAGTCTGTGTTTTCTAAAAACCAATACCCCATTAGTTGGCGCGATCTTAAAAACACAGAAAAATGGCGTCAAGGCTGGAAATAA
- a CDS encoding RNA recognition motif domain-containing protein: MKLLVRNLSRTTSEQDLRTLFSAHGKVTTCNLVLDKETGQSKGFAFVEMPNDIESKSAIKALNQLTVDKSKIRVKYADEK, encoded by the coding sequence ATGAAATTATTAGTTCGTAACTTATCTCGCACTACATCAGAGCAAGATCTTCGTACATTGTTTTCAGCGCACGGCAAAGTGACTACCTGTAACTTAGTACTCGATAAAGAAACCGGCCAATCTAAAGGATTTGCCTTTGTAGAAATGCCAAACGATATTGAAAGCAAAAGCGCTATTAAAGCACTTAATCAATTAACCGTTGATAAAAGTAAGATTCGCGTAAAATACGCAGATGAAAAATAG
- a CDS encoding VCBS domain-containing protein, with protein MSIFRLSVLNIYTVCFLSFSLLGCGSSSSKNELVSTELSVQSAAIISGEISANIESNRQSAVVGELSITDEQAGEAVFITQTSSQTRYGIFNLSSNGSWSYTLDLADTNVTALDIGDTLLDEIVISSADGTKATISITVVGVVQPDNFVVSDETTLNADGVNLGLSAYTLIETVFSEGSIESPDMYSGNHEGVIHIVEDTDDIIGNHFVFLAHRDEDQDKDKGPSDRQRNEIKSYDKSPPATLAFENETVQYNWKFKVSSELELTSKFSHFFQIKARNDTNDNTNGNDDQPIITLSGAQKNSTGNQLQVRYSAGFDENGNSTGLDKNLLETDWSLITDEWIQVFVQATFSEEGQFEMTLTRLSDNEELLNINEQNIDMWRGVSDDDFARPKWGIYRSIVETDSLRAEEEQVRFADFVIKKGSLIK; from the coding sequence ATGTCGATATTTCGTTTGAGTGTATTAAATATCTATACTGTGTGCTTTTTAAGTTTTTCATTATTGGGCTGTGGGAGTTCAAGTTCGAAAAATGAGTTAGTCAGCACTGAGCTGTCGGTACAATCTGCCGCAATTATCAGTGGGGAAATATCAGCAAATATAGAAAGCAATCGTCAAAGTGCAGTTGTGGGTGAGCTTTCTATAACAGATGAGCAAGCTGGTGAGGCGGTGTTTATTACTCAGACGAGCAGTCAAACACGTTATGGTATATTTAATCTTTCAAGCAATGGTAGTTGGTCTTACACCTTGGACCTCGCTGACACAAACGTTACCGCATTAGATATAGGTGACACATTACTTGATGAAATAGTAATTAGCTCTGCGGATGGCACTAAAGCGACAATAAGCATTACCGTTGTTGGCGTAGTACAGCCAGATAATTTTGTAGTAAGCGATGAAACAACCCTAAATGCTGATGGCGTTAATTTAGGCCTCAGCGCTTATACGTTAATAGAAACTGTATTTAGTGAAGGCTCAATTGAATCGCCTGATATGTATAGCGGGAATCATGAAGGTGTTATACATATAGTGGAAGATACAGACGATATTATAGGTAATCACTTTGTATTTTTAGCTCATCGCGATGAAGACCAAGATAAAGACAAAGGCCCGAGTGATCGTCAGCGTAACGAAATTAAGTCCTATGATAAATCACCCCCGGCAACGCTTGCTTTTGAAAATGAAACCGTACAATACAACTGGAAGTTTAAAGTAAGTAGTGAGCTTGAGTTAACGAGTAAATTCAGTCACTTTTTTCAAATAAAAGCCCGTAACGATACCAACGACAATACCAATGGCAACGACGATCAACCTATCATTACGCTCTCTGGTGCTCAAAAAAACAGTACAGGGAACCAGTTACAAGTAAGATATAGCGCAGGTTTTGATGAAAACGGTAACAGTACAGGGCTTGATAAAAACCTTTTAGAAACAGATTGGTCACTTATAACCGATGAGTGGATACAGGTTTTTGTTCAAGCCACATTTAGCGAGGAGGGGCAATTTGAGATGACCCTTACCCGCTTAAGCGACAATGAAGAGCTATTGAATATAAACGAGCAAAATATAGATATGTGGCGAGGCGTAAGCGATGATGACTTTGCACGCCCTAAATGGGGAATTTACCGCTCAATAGTAGAGACCGATAGCCTTCGCGCTGAAGAAGAGCAGGTACGATTTGCTGATTTTGTGATTAAGAAAGGTTCTTTAATAAAGTAA
- the lipA gene encoding lipoyl synthase, whose protein sequence is MSKPVKMEPGVKLRDAEKMALIPVKVLPTEKTEMLRKPEWLKIRLPKSTERIDGIKQAMRKHGLHSVCEEASCPNLSECFNHGTATFMILGAICTRRCPFCDVAHGRPLKPDAAEPEKLALTIKDMKLSYVVITSVDRDDLRDGGAQHFADCIREIRKHNPTITIEILVPDFRGRMDRALEILIETPPDVFNHNLETAPRLYKLARPGADYKWSLELLRRFKEAHPEVKTKSGLMVGLGEEISEIEEVLRDLRAHNVDMLTVGQYLQPSKHHLPVKRYVPPAEFDALKEYADEIGFTHAASGPFVRSSYHADQQAAGKEVK, encoded by the coding sequence ATGAGTAAACCAGTCAAAATGGAACCAGGTGTAAAACTACGCGACGCAGAAAAAATGGCGTTGATCCCCGTTAAAGTTTTACCAACAGAAAAAACTGAAATGTTGCGTAAGCCAGAGTGGCTTAAAATTCGCTTACCAAAGTCAACAGAGCGTATTGACGGTATTAAACAAGCCATGCGTAAGCACGGCTTACACTCAGTATGTGAAGAGGCATCGTGCCCAAACCTATCAGAGTGCTTTAACCACGGTACAGCAACCTTTATGATTTTAGGTGCTATTTGTACGCGTCGTTGCCCATTTTGTGATGTTGCTCATGGTCGCCCATTAAAACCTGATGCAGCAGAGCCTGAAAAGCTTGCACTAACAATTAAAGACATGAAGCTTAGCTACGTTGTAATTACTTCGGTTGACCGTGATGATCTTCGTGATGGCGGCGCACAGCACTTTGCCGATTGTATCCGTGAAATTCGTAAGCACAACCCAACCATTACCATCGAAATTTTAGTACCCGATTTCCGTGGCCGTATGGACCGTGCTCTTGAAATTTTAATTGAGACACCGCCTGATGTGTTTAACCACAACCTAGAAACAGCACCGCGTTTGTACAAGCTTGCGCGCCCAGGTGCCGATTACAAATGGTCGTTAGAATTACTTCGTCGTTTTAAAGAAGCACACCCAGAAGTAAAAACTAAGTCTGGCTTAATGGTTGGTCTAGGTGAAGAGATTAGCGAAATAGAAGAAGTACTTCGTGATCTACGTGCTCATAACGTTGACATGCTTACCGTTGGCCAATACTTACAGCCTTCTAAGCATCACTTGCCAGTTAAACGTTACGTGCCACCAGCGGAATTTGACGCGTTGAAAGAGTACGCTGATGAAATTGGCTTTACACATGCAGCCTCTGGCCCATTCGTTCGTTCAAGCTACCACGCTGACCAACAAGCTGCCGGTAAAGAAGTAAAATAA
- the lipB gene encoding lipoyl(octanoyl) transferase LipB, giving the protein MSENTLIVRQLGRKRYMPIWQKMQDFTDTRDENTPDEIWLVEHESVFTQGQAGKDEHLLAPGDIEVIKVDRGGQVTYHGPGQQMMYVLFNLRRLKIGVRELVTWLEECIIESLAEYNIEAYAKADAPGVYVNDSKIASLGLRVRRGCSFHGLALNVNMDLSPFLRINPCGYAGMNMVQTKELEGPQNLQSAGEGLVKHMIKKLNAAQVKHTEGFENE; this is encoded by the coding sequence GTGAGCGAAAACACTTTAATCGTACGCCAATTAGGTCGCAAGCGTTACATGCCTATTTGGCAAAAAATGCAAGACTTTACCGATACACGTGATGAAAACACCCCTGATGAAATTTGGCTTGTAGAGCACGAAAGTGTATTTACTCAAGGCCAAGCAGGAAAAGACGAGCATTTACTTGCCCCTGGCGACATTGAAGTAATTAAAGTTGATCGCGGTGGCCAAGTTACCTACCACGGCCCTGGCCAACAAATGATGTACGTATTATTTAACCTACGTCGTTTAAAGATAGGTGTGCGTGAACTTGTTACTTGGCTCGAAGAGTGCATTATAGAGTCGCTTGCTGAATACAATATTGAAGCATACGCTAAAGCCGACGCCCCTGGTGTTTACGTTAACGACAGCAAAATTGCATCATTAGGTTTAAGAGTTCGCCGCGGCTGCTCATTTCATGGCTTAGCATTAAATGTTAACATGGACCTAAGTCCATTTTTACGCATCAACCCGTGTGGTTATGCCGGTATGAATATGGTGCAAACAAAAGAATTAGAGGGTCCTCAAAACCTACAAAGCGCAGGTGAAGGACTCGTAAAACACATGATTAAAAAGCTTAATGCAGCACAGGTTAAGCATACTGAAGGGTTTGAAAACGAATGA
- the ybeD gene encoding DUF493 family protein YbeD, producing MVQPVKNTKFDEYLEYPCPFTFKIMGLANVNLTDQILAKLQPIAPGDYAPKVKPSSKGNYESVTLVATVTSGKHIEEIYNVISNIDDVRHML from the coding sequence GTGGTTCAACCAGTTAAAAATACTAAATTTGATGAGTACTTAGAGTACCCTTGCCCATTTACATTTAAAATTATGGGTTTAGCCAACGTTAATTTAACAGATCAAATATTAGCAAAATTACAACCTATTGCTCCGGGCGACTACGCACCAAAAGTAAAACCAAGCAGTAAAGGTAATTATGAGTCTGTTACGCTAGTAGCTACGGTTACAAGTGGTAAACACATTGAAGAAATTTACAACGTGATCAGTAATATCGATGACGTACGCCATATGCTTTAA
- a CDS encoding serine hydrolase has translation MKSIKHKILKGVCGLVCSAAVFSASAQIIPAPPQVNAKGYFLVDFTTGKVIAEGEADTKLAPASLTKMMTSYVIGTEIKVGNIAPTDMVTISEKAWAKNFPESSKMFIEVGKQISVDELNHGIIIQSGNDACVAMSEHIAGSESAFADLMNAHAAKLGMTNSHFINSHGLDTDEHYTTPRDMATLSAALIRDVPEEYAIYKEKSYTYNGIKQYNRNSLLWDESLDVDGIKTGHTSEAGYSLVTSATKNGMRLIAVVMGTSSERARKVESKKLLNYGFRFFETITPYKAGDSFAEQRIWMGNKENVSLGILEDTPITIPRGQHKNLKANFELDNTLEAPLAKGTKVGTLFLQLEGEDIAQYPLVTLEEVEEGSFFSKIYDYLRLQIMQ, from the coding sequence ATGAAATCAATTAAACATAAAATCCTCAAAGGTGTATGTGGCTTAGTTTGTTCAGCCGCCGTATTTTCAGCCAGCGCCCAAATTATTCCGGCACCACCTCAAGTTAATGCAAAGGGTTATTTTTTAGTAGACTTTACAACAGGTAAGGTTATTGCTGAAGGCGAAGCCGATACTAAACTTGCGCCAGCAAGCTTAACTAAAATGATGACCAGTTATGTAATTGGTACAGAAATTAAAGTTGGTAACATAGCCCCTACCGACATGGTTACAATTAGCGAAAAAGCATGGGCAAAAAACTTCCCAGAATCTTCAAAAATGTTTATCGAAGTGGGTAAGCAAATTAGTGTTGATGAGCTCAATCATGGCATTATTATTCAATCAGGTAATGACGCCTGTGTTGCTATGTCTGAGCACATAGCAGGCAGTGAAAGTGCTTTTGCCGACTTAATGAATGCTCACGCTGCTAAATTAGGTATGACTAACAGCCACTTTATTAATAGCCATGGCCTTGATACTGATGAGCACTATACTACACCACGTGATATGGCCACGCTAAGCGCCGCACTTATCAGAGATGTACCTGAAGAGTATGCTATTTATAAAGAAAAATCATACACCTACAATGGTATTAAGCAATACAATCGTAACTCACTATTATGGGATGAAAGCTTAGACGTAGATGGTATAAAAACAGGCCACACATCTGAAGCTGGCTACAGCTTAGTTACATCAGCCACTAAAAATGGTATGCGTTTAATTGCTGTTGTTATGGGCACCTCAAGCGAGCGTGCACGTAAAGTAGAAAGCAAAAAACTACTTAACTACGGCTTTCGCTTTTTTGAAACAATTACACCTTACAAAGCGGGCGACAGCTTTGCAGAGCAGCGCATTTGGATGGGTAACAAAGAAAATGTATCGTTAGGTATTTTAGAAGACACACCTATCACTATTCCACGTGGTCAGCATAAAAACCTAAAAGCTAACTTTGAGCTAGACAACACCCTTGAAGCGCCATTAGCTAAAGGCACTAAAGTAGGCACTTTATTCTTGCAACTAGAAGGGGAAGACATTGCGCAATACCCACTAGTGACACTTGAAGAAGTGGAAGAAGGCAGCTTCTTTAGTAAAATTTATGACTACTTACGTTTACAGATCATGCAATAA
- a CDS encoding septal ring lytic transglycosylase RlpA family protein, translating to MQRFAQTLIIILIAITVSACSSGSSGRYHMRHDSAPLRAPTALEMQDAIVTEVQKSASASRPYEVLGKRYTPMLDETGYKEEGIASWYGRKFHGYHTSNGEIYDMFAMTAAHKTLPLPSFVRVTNKQNGKSVIVRVNDRGPFHDDRIIDLSYAAAYKLGYYTHGTAKVKLEAVTLSNSAANKTYIQVAAGSTLANIEALAQRLRQQYKLPTNIVKKDTIYRLHLGPIQNAQHAEKILKKLKQNQFQNAFLLYTQ from the coding sequence ATGCAACGTTTCGCTCAGACTCTAATAATCATCTTAATCGCTATCACTGTCAGTGCCTGTAGTAGTGGTTCGAGTGGGCGTTACCATATGCGCCATGATTCAGCCCCTCTTAGAGCTCCCACAGCGCTTGAAATGCAGGATGCTATTGTTACTGAGGTGCAAAAAAGTGCTAGTGCTTCTCGACCCTACGAGGTGCTAGGTAAACGTTACACCCCAATGCTTGACGAAACGGGTTACAAAGAAGAAGGCATTGCATCGTGGTACGGCAGAAAGTTTCACGGTTATCACACTTCAAACGGTGAAATATACGATATGTTTGCCATGACGGCAGCGCATAAAACATTACCTTTACCTAGTTTTGTTCGTGTTACAAACAAGCAAAATGGTAAGTCAGTAATTGTACGCGTAAACGACCGTGGGCCTTTTCATGATGACAGAATTATCGACCTGTCATATGCGGCCGCATACAAGCTAGGCTACTATACACACGGTACAGCAAAGGTTAAGCTTGAAGCAGTTACGCTTTCGAATTCTGCTGCTAATAAAACGTATATTCAAGTAGCTGCAGGCAGTACATTGGCAAATATTGAAGCCCTTGCACAACGCTTACGCCAACAATATAAATTACCAACAAACATTGTAAAAAAAGACACTATTTACAGATTGCATTTGGGGCCAATACAAAACGCCCAACATGCAGAAAAAATATTAAAAAAATTAAAACAAAATCAATTTCAAAACGCGTTCTTGCTTTACACTCAGTAA
- the rodA gene encoding rod shape-determining protein RodA, translating to MTALHDKRSIWMRMHLDLPLLIAILLMMAGSITVVYSASGQESAMMIRHMTRMGVAIIAMVVLAQIPPATLKRLTIPMYCVGLLMLVGVLLFGVSSKGAQRWLDLGLTRFQPSELMKLAVPMMVAWYIGRKHLPPRPLHLIFGFAIVMLPTLLIKEQPDLGTSILIASSGIFVLFLSGLSWRLISFLSAAVALAAWPFWQYGMHAYQRQRVLTFLDPESDPLGSGYHIIQSKIAIGSGGVEGKGWLQGTQSQLEFLPERHTDFIFSVLSEEFGLFGVCVLLSLYLFIIGRSLYIAVNAQDAFGKLLAGALTLTFFVYIFVNIGMVSGLLPVVGVPLPLISYGGTSMITLMAGFGIIMSIATDKRMLLK from the coding sequence ATGACCGCCCTGCATGACAAGCGCTCTATTTGGATGCGCATGCATTTAGATTTGCCTTTACTTATTGCCATTTTACTTATGATGGCTGGAAGCATTACGGTTGTGTACAGCGCAAGTGGCCAAGAGTCAGCGATGATGATAAGACACATGACGCGGATGGGTGTGGCCATCATTGCCATGGTAGTACTTGCACAAATTCCTCCCGCGACACTGAAAAGACTCACTATACCGATGTACTGCGTTGGGTTATTAATGCTGGTTGGTGTGTTGTTATTTGGTGTGAGCTCTAAAGGCGCGCAACGTTGGCTTGATTTAGGGTTAACTCGCTTTCAACCCTCTGAATTAATGAAGCTTGCAGTACCTATGATGGTAGCTTGGTATATTGGCCGTAAACATTTACCACCACGACCACTACACTTAATTTTTGGCTTTGCGATAGTAATGCTGCCAACATTATTAATTAAAGAGCAACCAGACTTAGGAACATCAATACTGATTGCAAGCTCTGGCATATTTGTACTTTTTTTATCAGGTTTGAGCTGGCGATTAATTAGCTTTTTAAGTGCAGCGGTTGCCTTAGCAGCATGGCCATTTTGGCAGTACGGTATGCATGCTTATCAACGACAACGCGTACTAACATTTTTAGATCCGGAGAGCGACCCTCTTGGCTCGGGTTATCATATTATTCAATCTAAAATAGCCATTGGTTCTGGCGGTGTCGAAGGTAAAGGCTGGTTGCAAGGTACACAGTCACAACTTGAGTTTTTACCTGAACGGCATACCGATTTTATTTTTTCGGTATTAAGTGAGGAGTTTGGCTTATTTGGTGTCTGCGTTTTACTTAGCTTGTACTTGTTTATAATTGGCCGCAGCTTATATATTGCAGTAAATGCACAAGACGCATTTGGAAAGCTGTTAGCTGGCGCACTGACTTTAACTTTTTTTGTTTATATATTTGTAAATATTGGCATGGTATCAGGACTACTACCTGTTGTTGGTGTGCCCTTACCCTTGATAAGTTATGGTGGCACATCGATGATTACGCTAATGGCCGGCTTTGGTATTATTATGTCGATTGCGACAGACAAAAGGATGCTTTTAAAATAA
- the mrdA gene encoding penicillin-binding protein 2 yields the protein MLKQRPTIRDHSAEANLFARRAFVGFVFVLGLVAVLITNLYNIQVKDHQDYQTRSNDNRIKVIPIAPNRGLIYDRNGVLLAENKPVYNLEVIPEEVDNLEKSLEQVSQLITITEQEKQDFLKDIKNTRRFKSQVLKARLDEADVATFSVNQHKFPGFSIEARLARYYPFGDTLTHALGYVAKLNRKELNKLEQEGQATNYRATHDIGKLGIEKYYEQLLHGQVGSQRVEVNNRGRVIRTLSMLPPQPGSDLVLTLDIGLQQIAQHALKDMRGAVVVMDAKDGGILALYSNPSYDPNLFVHGISSKNYKALLNPDRPLINRATQGRYAPASTIKPHMAILALEENMVTEGTTMWDPGFFEIRNVEHKWRDWKRWGHGHVDVYKAIEESCDTYFYDTAYRLGITKISNFMAHFGFGDLSGIDIHEETTAILPSKEWKENRFKESWWPGDTISVGIGQGYWTATPIQIANATNILVNKGINHPPHLAQVAKKEDDVAQINNEEKPPVVLNNPDNWRIAIDAMHNTVTKVTGTAHKAFKGVNYDPAGKTGTAQVVSIAQGEKYDAESLKERQRDNAIYVGFAPYNNPQIVVSIVVENNGGGSTVGAPIARQLMDYYFAANPVELARNNTL from the coding sequence ATGCTAAAACAAAGACCCACTATTCGCGATCACTCCGCAGAAGCAAATTTGTTTGCACGGCGTGCATTTGTGGGTTTTGTTTTTGTATTAGGGTTAGTAGCTGTTTTAATTACTAATCTTTACAATATTCAAGTAAAAGACCACCAAGATTATCAAACCCGCTCCAACGACAACCGTATTAAAGTTATTCCTATTGCACCTAATCGCGGTTTAATTTACGACCGAAACGGTGTACTGCTTGCTGAGAACAAACCCGTTTATAATCTCGAGGTGATCCCCGAGGAGGTTGATAACCTTGAAAAATCACTTGAGCAAGTAAGCCAACTAATCACTATTACAGAACAAGAAAAACAAGATTTTTTAAAAGATATAAAAAACACGCGCCGTTTTAAATCACAAGTACTTAAAGCTCGCCTTGATGAAGCCGATGTTGCTACCTTTTCGGTTAACCAGCATAAATTTCCCGGTTTTAGTATCGAAGCCCGTTTAGCACGTTATTACCCATTCGGCGACACGCTTACTCATGCCCTAGGTTATGTTGCAAAGCTAAACCGAAAAGAGCTAAACAAGCTCGAACAAGAAGGCCAAGCCACAAACTATCGTGCAACCCACGATATTGGCAAACTCGGTATTGAAAAATACTACGAGCAACTCTTGCATGGTCAAGTCGGTTCGCAACGTGTAGAAGTTAATAACCGTGGTCGTGTTATCCGCACCCTGAGTATGCTTCCCCCACAGCCAGGTAGTGATTTAGTATTAACGCTCGATATTGGCTTACAACAAATTGCCCAACATGCACTCAAAGACATGCGCGGTGCGGTTGTCGTGATGGATGCAAAAGATGGCGGTATACTTGCGCTATATTCGAACCCAAGCTACGACCCCAATTTATTTGTACACGGTATTAGCAGTAAAAATTATAAAGCACTTCTCAACCCAGATCGCCCACTCATTAATAGAGCTACCCAAGGCCGATACGCACCAGCATCCACCATTAAACCGCATATGGCTATTTTAGCACTTGAAGAAAACATGGTGACGGAAGGAACAACCATGTGGGACCCGGGCTTTTTTGAAATACGAAATGTTGAGCACAAATGGCGCGACTGGAAACGTTGGGGGCATGGCCATGTGGATGTATACAAAGCCATTGAAGAGTCGTGCGATACGTACTTTTACGATACCGCGTACCGATTAGGCATTACAAAAATTAGTAATTTTATGGCGCATTTTGGTTTTGGCGACCTATCGGGTATAGATATACACGAAGAAACCACCGCGATATTGCCTTCAAAAGAATGGAAAGAAAACAGATTTAAAGAGTCTTGGTGGCCTGGCGATACAATTTCTGTAGGCATCGGCCAAGGGTATTGGACCGCCACACCCATTCAAATTGCTAATGCAACTAACATACTTGTTAACAAAGGGATTAACCACCCTCCTCACTTAGCGCAAGTGGCAAAAAAAGAGGACGATGTGGCCCAAATAAATAACGAAGAAAAGCCACCTGTAGTTCTGAACAATCCTGACAATTGGCGTATAGCCATAGACGCTATGCACAATACCGTAACTAAAGTCACAGGTACCGCCCACAAAGCGTTTAAGGGCGTAAACTACGACCCTGCAGGTAAAACGGGCACGGCACAAGTTGTGAGCATTGCACAAGGTGAAAAGTACGATGCAGAATCACTTAAAGAGCGACAACGCGATAATGCCATTTATGTGGGGTTTGCCCCTTACAATAATCCTCAAATAGTTGTGTCTATTGTTGTTGAAAATAATGGTGGTGGCAGCACGGTTGGCGCACCTATTGCCAGACAGTTAATGGATTATTACTTTGCAGCTAACCCTGTTGAACTGGCAAGGAATAACACCCTATGA